The following are encoded together in the Thunnus maccoyii chromosome 18, fThuMac1.1, whole genome shotgun sequence genome:
- the LOC121883953 gene encoding uncharacterized protein LOC121883953 has protein sequence MDFVQRYDVKIPNAVIVNGLTQIADQDEQVIDYLKKYGKIERSLVVDDLSDELYQNLIVEYWSGSALEGLEPHLPLTYTVHSNPPIAYEVKTLSSVYTTKIGSNVTKTYLAELKELAKQSGKDYVQKVVVEHIVRRQDAVPQVQSPVRLRSFSGKAPRPNNETDYDTWRSHIELLQTDSSMSPLQISRKIFESLLPPAADIVKGLRPESPPSAYLQLLDSAFGTVEDGEELFARFLNTLQDLGERPSAYLHRLQLVLNLVIKRGGVAHEEVDRHLLKQFCRGCWDNALLNTLQLEQKKSSPPSFSDLLLMIRSEEDKQQAKASRMKKHMGATKQKAQLQFHGACACVPEESHEIGLSAIEDLRKQVVSLQSQLTSFMQSKRTKGGGNKGAAGKFQSRVSGPDDDKTDMREPIKKNPANKPKPGYCFNCGEDGHIAPSCTSTASPALVAEKRKQFEEKQRSLEHVYRNPPFRLPKRLVGTKSTAQVTIKDEAVNCLLDTGSQVTTIPQSFYRQHLSEQEIKPLFNLLEVEGAAGQSVPYLGYVELAVTFPKELVGASVDVNTLALVIPDFEAVTEPLVLIGTNTLDVLYDIYSKTGMTHQPTPHGYRAVLKVLEVRHKRANDIEPCGVVRLHGKSSQIIPAGETVVLEGVAPMNGFQSEKSVLIEHPSSSSLPGGLLVKAALIDLPQRRPNKLPVVICNESDHDIAIPAKCTIAQICTYQTILLKEHSVAKAPEPLQGSPETKLSQKPALSFNFGESPVPPEWKERITRQLNNMPDVFAQHDSDFGRTDKVTHHIKLSDETPFKLRPRPIHPQDLEAVRKHIQELLDAGVIRESESPFSSPIVVVRKKNGQVRLCIDYRRLNLQTIKDAYSLPKLEDTFCALNGSQWFSVLDLKSGFYQIEVEEADKPKTAFVCPLGFWEFNRMPQGVTNAPSTFQRLMEKCMGDMHLKDVLVFLDDLIVFSRTLEEHEEKLIKVLSRLKEFGLKLSPEKCVFFQTSVRYLGHVVSRNGVQTDPEKISALKTWPIPQNLQELRSFLGFAGYYRRFVKGYSSIVKPLHDLTSGYPPSQKKAKMKQKSEQYHNPKALFGDRWSPACQQAFETVISKLTTAPVLGFADPQKPYVLHTDASTTGLGAVLYQEQEGQLRVIGYASRGLSCSESRYPAHKLEFLALKWSVTEKFSDYLYGNHFTVVTDNNPLTYILTSAKLDATSYRWLAALSTFSFKLLYRPGKQNGDADGLSRRPHGKLENDLKSQKERERILQFTRDHLSDPENIDAVDQAVVQAICERQLIYSVNDDESSADNVALVECLAISANAVPDSYEQEGQFGGLPVIPHLSEAELIDKQRADQCIRHVISQIEYGDTPPPTLRNQLPDLPLLLRELNRLELLNNVLYRRRQEGPKTTYQLVLPAELRDTVLTSLHDHMGHMGVDRTMDLVRSRFYWPRMAVDVERKVRTCGRCVRRKAPPERAAPLVNINTTRPLELLCMDFLSLEPDKSGTQDILVITDHFTKFAVAIPTPNQKARTVAKCLWENFMVHYGMPEKLHSDQGPDFESRMIKELCQVAGIQKVRTTPYHPRGNPVERFNRTLLDMLGTLQNQEKSRWRDFVKPLVHAYNCTRNDVTGFTPYELMFGRQPRLPVDLAFGLPVCGSQHTSHSEYVQNLKSRLEESYKIAMDNAAKTAHKNKTRFDRRVTASDLEAGDRVLIRNVRIRGKHKISDKWESIVHVVVSRAGTLPVYTVKPENKDGPLRTLHRDLLLPCGYLPTEESIEPVQQPAKRRPATRANPAVDADCSSEEEDDELIPVYCFNQPPKAQVPAVHESPVPPDPPMSNEQDTQHTEPPDVCSVESPVNAQNADCTPEIDKPPDMSDCTSDSPLTLDKPTSRQGDTEYLSTERVILTEQIHETDQPESVCLGEKENLPDNVDDIWNEQLPVLSDMSESEEEKGEDGSDEIETETKEETERRTGTDTSVRRSERNRQPSRRLDYAELGNPFVTVVKSFFHGLTTALAGALSEAEDSLHSPVLPSQIKHI, from the exons TCCAGAAGGTCGTGGTTGAGCACATCGTACGGAGACAGGATGCTGTCCCACAAGTGCAATCCCCAGTGAGACTCCGCTCCTTCTCTGGAAAGGCCCCCAGACCTAATAATGAAACCGACTATGATACTTGGCGCTCACATATTGAGCTGCTCCAAACTGATTCCAGCATGTCCCCCCTGCAAATATCCAGAAAGATCTTTGAGAGCTTGCTCCCGCCCGCAGCTGATATTGTCAAAGGGCTACGGCCTGAGTCACCCCCTTCAGCCTATCTACAGCTACTAGACTCAGCTTTTGGCACTGTGGAAGATGGGGAGGAACTTTTCGCTCGATTCCTGAACACCCTCCAAGACCTGGGTGAGAGGCCCTCCGCTTACCTCCATCGGCTGCAGCTAGTTTTAAACCTTGTGATAAAAAGGGGCGGTGTTGCACACGAGGAGGTAGACAGACACCTTCTTAAGCAGTTCTGCAGGGGGTGTTGGGATAATGCCTTGCTCAACACCCTGCAACTCGAACAAAAGAAAAGTAGTCCACCCTCATTTTCAGATCTCTTGCTAATGATACGCTCTGAAGAAGACAAACAGCAAGCGAAAGCCAGTCGTATGAAAAAACATATGGGTGCTACAAAGCAGAAAGCCCAGTTGCAGTTCCATGGTGCATGTGCCTGTGTGCCAGAGGAGAGTCATGAGATCGGCCTCAGTGCTATTGAGGACTTGAGGAAACAGGTGGTTAGTCTACAGAGTCAACTAACCTCATTCATGCAATCGAAAAGGACAAAGGGGGGTGGCAACAAGGGAGCAGCTGGGAAGTTTCAGAGTAGAGTATCAGGACCAGATGATGATAAGACAGACATGCGAGAACCGATCAAAAAGAACCCGGCAAACAAACCCAAACCCGGGTACTGCTTCAACTGCGGGGAAGATGGACACATTGCTCCATCTTGCACCAGCACAGCAAGCCCAGCTTTAGTAGCTGAAAAGAGGAAGCAGTTTGAGGAAAAGCAGCGCAG CCTGGAACATGTGTATCGAAACCCACCTTTCCGGCTTCCCAAGCGGTTGGTTGGCACCAAGAGTACGGCTCAAGTGACCATAAAAGACGAAGCAGTCAACTGCCTGCTTGACACAGGTTCACAAGTAACAACCATTCCTCAGTCGTTCTACAGACAACATCTTTCAGAGCAAGAGATCAAGCCATTATTCAACCTCCTAGAGGTAGAGGGAGCAGCGGGGCAGTCCGTCCCCTATTTGGGCTATGTTGAGTTGGCTGTAACTTTCCCAAAAGAACTTGTGGGGGCATCAGTTGATGTAAACACACTTGCCCTAGTCATACCTGACTTTGAAGCCGTCACAGAGCCCCTTGTGCTTATAGGCACTAATACCCTTGATGTGCTCTATGACATCTATTCCAAAACTGGAATGACACATCAGCCTACCCCGCACGGTTACAGAGCAGTCCTTAAAGTACTCGAGGTGAGACACAAGCGGGCAAACGACATCGAGCCCTGCGGTGTAGTGAGGCTACATGGGAAGAGCTCCCAAATCATTCCAGCTGGTGAAACTGTTGTACTGGAAGGAGTTGCTCCAATGAACGGGTTCCAGAGCGAGAAGTCCGTTCTTATCGAACATCCATCTTCATCCTCCTTGCCAGGTGGTTTGCTTGTTAAAGCTGCCCTGATTGATCTTCCCCAGCGGCGGCCCAATAAGCTACCAGTTGTGATCTGTAATGAGTCTGATCATGATATTGCCATTCCTGCAAAGTGCACAATAGCACAGATCTGTACTTACCAGACCATATTGTTAAAGGAGCACAGTGTGGCCAAGGCACCTGAGCCACTCCAAGGGTCACCAGAGACAAAGCTCTCCCAAAAGCCTGCTCTAAGCTTTAACTTTGGCGAGTCCCCAGTCCCACCTGAGTGGAAAGAACGCATCACTCGGCAACTCAACAACATGCCTGACGTGTTTGCGCAACACGACTCGGATTTTGGCCGAACAGATAAGGTAACGCATCACATAAAGCTCTCAGATGAAACTCCCTTCAAACTGCGCCCTCGACCAATCCACCCGCAAGACCTTGAAGCAGTTCGGAAACACATCCAAGAGCTTCTTGATGCAGGAGTCATCAGAGAGTCGGAATCACCATTCTCGTCACCAATTGTGGtggtcaggaaaaaaaatggccaGGTCCGCTTGTGCATAGATTACAGGCGTCTCAATCTCCAGACCATTAAGGATGCATATTCTCTCCCCAAACTCGAGGACACATTCTGTGCTCTCAATGGCTCCCAGTGGTTCTCTGTCCTCGATTTAAAATCAGGGTTCTATCAGATAGAGGTTGAGGAGGCAGACAAACCAAAAACTGCTTTTGTGTGCCCTCTCGGGTTTTGGGAGTTCAATCGCATGCCTCAGGGAGTGACGAATGCTCCGAGCACATTTCAAAGATTAATGGAAAAGTGCATGGGAGACATGCATTTAAAGGATGTGTTGGTCTTCCTCGACGACTTGATTGTGTTCTCCAGAACCCTAGAGGAACATGAGGAGAAGTTGATAAAGGTGCTCTCTCGTCTCAAAGAGTTTGGTCTGAAACTGTCCCCGGAAAAGTGTGTCTTCTTTCAGACGTCAGTCCGTTACCTTGGCCATGTGGTGTCCAGGAATGGAGTACAAACCGATCCAGAGAAGATCTCTGCCCTTAAGACTTGGCCAATTCCCCAGAACTTGCAAGAATTAAGATCCTTCCTTGGGTTTGCTGGGTACTATAGGAGGTTTGTTAAAGGTTATTCCAGTATCGTGAAGCCCCTCCATGATCTAACTTCGGGTTACCCACCTTCTCAAAAGAAGGcgaagatgaaacagaaatcAGAACAGTACCATAATCCAAAGGCGCTCTTTGGGGACCGATGGTCCCCTGCTTGCCAGCAAGCATTCGAGACCGTCATCAGCAAACTTACCACCGCACCTGTGCTGGGTTTTGCGGATCCCCAGAAGCCCTATGTGCTCCACACTGACGCCAGTACCACCGGGCTTGGTGCTGTCCTGTATCAGGAGCAAGAGGGTCAGCTCCGAGTTATTGGCTACGCGAGCAGAGGGCTGTCCTGTAGTGAAAGTCGCTACCCAGCGCATAAATTAGAATTCTTAGCGCTAAAGTGGTCAGTCACCGAAAAGTTCAGCGATTACTTATATGGTAACCATTTCACCGTTGTTACTGATAACAACCCACTGACTTATATACTGACCTCAGCAAAACTGGATGCGACAAGCTATAGATGGCTGGCAGCACTGTCCACATTCTCATTCAAACTTCTTTACCGGCCTGGAAAGCAGAACGGTGATGCGGACGGCTTGTCCCGTAGGCCGCATGGAAAGTTGGAGAATGACCTCAAATCCCAGAAGGAGAGGGAACGCATTCTCCAGTTCACCCGAGATCACCTCTCTGATCCAGAAAACATTGACGCAGTCGATCAAGCAGTCGTGCAAGCCATCTGTGAAAGGCAGCTTATCTACAGTGTCAATGATGATGAAAGTAGCGCTGATAATGTTGCCCTAGTTGAATGTCTTGCCATCTCTGCTAATGCTGTGCCCGACAGCTATGAGCAAGAAGGTCAATTCGGAGGATTGCCAGTCATTCCCCATCTATCTGAAGCAGAGCTGATAGATAAACAACGGGCAGACCAATGTATAAGGCATGTCATCTCCCAAATTGAGTATGGGGACACACCACCCCCCACCTTGCGGAATCAACTCCCTGACCTCCCACTCCTGCTCCGAGAGCTAAATCGCCTTGAGCTCTTGAATAATGTCTTGTACAGACGTCGTCAAGAGGGTCCCAAAACAACCTACCAACTTGTGCTCCCAGCTGAGCTCCGTGACACAGTTCTGACCAGCCTGCATGACCATATGGGTCACATGGGGGTGGACCGTACAATGGATCTCGTAAGGTCCCGATTCTACTGGCCGAGGATGGCTGTGGATGTGGAGAGGAAGGTGAGGACATGTGGCAGATGCGTGCGGAGGAAGGCACCACCTGAGAGAGCGGCGCCCTTGGTCAATATTAACACCACTAGACCCCTTGAACTCCTTTGTAtggactttctctctcttgaaCCTGATAAAAGTGGGACCCAAGACATCCTTGTGATCACGGATCACTTTACCAAATTTGCGGTTGCCATTCCTACACCTAACCAGAAGGCACGCACAGTGGCAAAGTGTCTGTGGGAGAACTTTATGGTGCACTACGGCATGCCTGAAAAGCTACATAGCGACCAGGGGCCAGATTTCGAATCTCGCATGATAAAAGAGCTCTGTCAAGTGGCTGGCATACAAAAAGTAAGGACAACCCCATACCACCCTAGGGGCAACCCTGTTGAGCGATTTAATCGCACCTTACTAGACATGCTAGGCACCCTTCAGAACCAAGAGAAGTCTCGTTGGCGTGATTTTGTAAAACCCCTGGTCCACGCTTATAATTGCACCAGGAATGACGTGACAGGTTTTACACCATACGAATTAATGTTCGGGCGCCAGCCTCGCCTGCCGGTTGATCTGGCATTTGGATTACCAGTGTGTGGCAGCCAACACACATCACATTCCGAGTATGTGCAAAACCTTAAGTCACGGCTCGAGGAAAGCTACAAAATAGCCATGGATAACGCTGCAAAGACAGCACACAAGAACAAAACACGGTTTGACAGGCGCGTGACTGCTTCAGACTTGGAAGCTGGAGACCGAGTACTGATCAGGAATGTCCGCATCCGAGGGAAGCATAAGATCTCAGACAAATGGGAGTCGATTGTCCATGTAGTGGTGAGCAGAGCAGGCACCCTTCCTGTCTATACGGTCAAACCCGAAAACAAGGATGGTCCTTTAAGGACACTGCATAGAGACTTACTCCTCCCATGTGGATACCTACCAACAGAGGAAAGCATTGAACCTGTTCAGCAACCTGCAAAGCGCAGACCAGCAACTCGTGCAAATCCTGCTGTAGATGCCGATTGTTCCtcggaggaggaggacgatgaGCTCATTCCAGTCTACTGTTTCAACCAACCCCCAAAAGCTCAAGTCCCTGCAGTGCATGAGAGCCCAGTACCGCCTGATCCACCTATGTCTAACGAGCAAGATACACAGCATACTGAACCTCCAGATGTATGTTCTGTCGAGAGCCCAGTGAATGCTCAGAATGCTGATTGCACTCCCGAAATTGACAAACCACCTGATATGTCCGATTGTACATCAGACAGTCCCCTGACACTTGACAAACCTACCAGCCGTCAGGGTGACACTGAGTACCTATCTACTGAAAGAGTAATTCTAACAGAACAAATACATGAAACGGACCAACCCGAAAGTGTATGCCTtggggaaaaagaaaacttaCCTGATAATGTTGATGACATCTGGAATGAACAGCTTCCAGTGCTCTCTGACATGTCAGAGagtgaagaggagaaaggagaggatgGGTCGGATGAAATAGAGACAGAAACTaaagaggagacggagagacgAACAGGAACAGATACCTCTGTCAGAAGATCCGAGAGGAATCGCCAACCGTCAAGGCGACTTGATTATGCTGAACTTGGAAACCCCTTTGTCACAGTGGTTAAATCGTTCTTTCATGGACTGACCACAGCACTAGCAGGTGCTTTGAGTGAAGCTGAAGACTCCCTACATTCCCCTGTCCTGCCTTCTcagataaaacatatttga